The genomic DNA tctcgagcggcgtggtCTCGTACACGAACTCGTCGCGGAGGACCTTGGAAATGAAGGAACAATTAGTGTACAGGTCCTCGTACGAGATGCACTGCATCGGCGTCGGGCCACCGAGCTTGACACGCGTATAGATTGCGGCACAcaccagcgcctcgtggaCAAAGATATGCATGATTTGGTTGCGGTAAAAGGACAGCTCAAACATCTTGACCGGCTCGATGGtcacctcgagcaggttcTTGTGTTCGATGATGAGGGCCTTCATGTGCGAcagcgcacggtcgacAATCTCGGGAATGCTCTGCAGGCCAAAGTTTGCGACCTCGTAGCCTTTGTGGatgatgcgctcgcgcagatGCGTAAAGCCGTGGAtcagcgccgagcggccgaTACCACGGCCACGCATCGTGAGGATCACCGTGCCGACCATGGCCGCAGGCATAATCACCGAAATCGAGTTGATGTCCGAGAGCACCTGGTAGCCGAGCGACTTGAGCACCTGCATGTCGAGCTCGTTGGaaggcgcgccgacgcgcagctTTTCTTCTTGGTCGAGAAACTCGCGCATGCTCCACGGCTTCTTGAAGCGCACGTCGATGCGGCCCATCTTGAGCTGGAGGAtggccgagccgccggTCACGAGGCCGTACAGCGACTCGGACTGCTTCggcttgccgagcagctcatCGACGTACGACTCGGCCTCGATCACCGAATCATATTGCAGGCTCACCGGGCACAGCAAAATGTCCGACGTGCGGTTCTCGCGCAGGGCGGTCATCATATACTTCAGGATACCGTACTTGGGCGGGAGGAGCTTGCCGgtacgcgagcgcgtgcctTCGATAAACATTTCCATATTGTAGCCTTGGGCCAGGAGGTTCATGATGTACTCCTTCATCACAACGGGGTACAGCGTGTCGCCCTGGAAACTGCGGCGGATAAAGAACGCACCGCCTTTGCGCAAAATCGTGCCCACGACCGGCATGTCGAGGTTGTCGCCGGCGGCAATGTGCGGCACCGCAAGACCGATGCGGAAGAGGATCCAGGAGAGGACCAGGTAGTCAATGTGCGACTTGTGGCACGGCAAAAACACAATGCTCTGCTTcttggccgccgcctcttgggcaatgcgccgcagctctaGCACCTGGTCCATGCGCACATGCGTGCCGTAATTGTACATTGTCACGAGCATCTCGTTCACCGAGGCGCCAAACGCGCGCAAAAACGTCATTCTGGGTTAGACGGGATACGTACGAGtccatgcgcgccgcgctcacTTCCACCACCTTCTTCGCCTTGCGTGTAAGCTCCCTCTCGagacgcaggcgcatcTGTGTGTAGAAATTCTGTGTAAGCGACACGCCGTCTGGGCGCttcgcgtcgccgaggtaGCGGTCGAGGGGCTGTGCAGCCGACACACGCAGGGGATCCACGTACGGATCCTCGTCCACGCTCGGATCCTGAAGGTAGGTCTTGACGTACTCGGGCGACACTTTTCCATCGCGCACACACGCGAGGAGCATGCGTGCCCGCTGCTGTGCAATTTCGTAAATGGTGCGCTGGACGTCGGGGCTGCTCAGCACTGCATCCACCGTCTCATTAGAGCAGCCTGGATACATGATCGGGGTGCCGATGTAGTTGTGGTAGCCGCGCCAGCCCTCGCCGCGCCACCatgcgacgatgcgccggaacgactcgaggcggcggtaGGCCGACCACTTTTCCTCATCGAGTACGTCCCAGTCCTCAATACCATCACGGACACAGTAGTCACGATAGAATTCTTGTTCTTCTAGCGACATTtgctcgcgccgcgtcggcggcaccAGCACCGTGCGCTCCGTCATCACGGTCCGATCCAAACTCGCGATTgttgggcggcggcaggtGGAGGTGCGGCACGTGTCCAAACTCCCCTCCTCGCCGGTTCCGGAGGGTGGAGGGGAAGAGCAAAGTACAAGCTACATCATGCGCAGTGCGCTGGTCGTGTCATGCGCCACCATCCCGCTAGACGGGAATCGAGTGTGGCCGGACGGAGACCGTCCTGATACATCCGGAAGTgcgggcgtgcgtgcgagTGCGCTTGCGTCCAGGCTGCCGATCGGCTTgttcggcagcggcgcgttgCTCGGCACACGCCGGTGCGGCCGCTCGTGCGAAAAGTGGCGCGAGCCGATCGGAGGGGGATCGCCCCAGGATGCGCGGACGCGGCTGGACTGCGCACCGggcgcatgcggcgcggcgccgctgcccagcagcgacgccgcctcggGGCCAGTGCACGGCCGGACGGCTGCGTACGACGTGCTGGTGAGGCGTGCACATGTCTTTGGTGCGTTTGCCGAGGGGTCCTGCTGCATCAGGGGCGGAGGTGCACAGAGCAGCTGCAGGTATGCGCGCTTCGCCAGGCTCGCGTCCTGGAAGATGACATAGGCACAGGTATCGTCGCGCCACTTGATTTTGTACGCGCtttcgtcgccgagcgtcgcaggGGAGAGAAGCGCATGAAGGTCGCGCGTCTGTAACTGGGGTGAAAATCCACGAAGCTCAAGTACACGCGTGACTAGGGGGGAGACCAGGGGGAGTGAGAGCGACAGCGACGACATGCTACCGCACGCAAGCGCCCGCTTCAGGAGGCGGTGGCGATGCAACAAGAATGTGTCAGCAGGTATGGGATGTGGAGCCTCCACTACATATCCTCGGAGGACCAGGCCTGAAATTCGCTCTGGAGGCGCTGGCTGCTGTTGATCTTGAGGAAGAGCTTGCTTTCGAAGCCATTGCCACGGTCAACGCCGTCCCAGCGGTACCCAGGCTTGATGCCGAAGCGGTTGGGGGGAGGCGGTGGGCCGGTGTACTGCGGCCGCGTCACACGGGGgccggagcgccgcgtcaaAAAGGCCGCCGCAGGGTCGTcccagcgcgtgcgctcttTCAGCACGTCGTTCATACGCGCGTCGTTTGCGTGCCTGTATAAGTAGGAACACGTACCTCGCAACACCTTCTTTTTGCACAGCCTCCAGCTCGctccgctgcgcctcgcgctcgcgccgctggaCCAGGCCTTGGTTCCACTGCTCACGCTCTTTcttcttggcctcggcacgcagaTGCTCCTCACGGATGCGCGCTTCTTCTTCCTCGACATCGATCTTGCGCCCGGACGCGTCACGGTACACGGTCTCTTGGGGGGGGGCttcggccgcctcggccgcttCGCGCTcccgctcggcacgctcggcggcctcgcgtgcttcacgctgcgcacgcagctgcgcaccgcTCATCAGGCCGGCCTTGATGGGGGGGGGCGCGGGGGTATCTTGCTCTTCGCGGGGCGCGGAGGGTGGCGCTTCGGTCGGCGGCAGCACAGCCTCGCCTTCGCGTACATTCTTCCACCCTTGTGACTTGGTCGTAGCGACTGGGGCAGGCGCCTCTTTGACTTCGACGGCCTCGGGGGCGACATCCTCGTCGCCttcctgctcctcgccgaaCCACACCGACGAGTCGTCCTTGATGGTCAGTGCATCGCCGCCTTCAGTAtgcttcttcttcttcttctttttccggccgtcgtcgccgtaTTTATTGAGGATGGCCTCGGACTTGGGGCCAGAGTAGTAGTGCTGCGCCAGGTACAGCTCCAGCGACCGATCGGGCATGctgggcgcgacgcgaagTTGCTGAGTCAGCACTTGCGGATTGCGAGCATGTCGCGTATCGAGAAGGGGTCGCAGCGATTCCGCCCGACAGTCGTATcgcggcgtgtcgcgaGTAGCGATGCACAAAAGACACCGATTACACCGTCGCGGACGTCCGAGCCAGCCCGTGATGCGCCtccggccgcgccggccgcacaggcgccgccagccacagcgccggcgcctgtTGTGcctggcgcggcgcgtgctgcgcagccgGTTATCCCGCCGGCGGGGGCACGTAGCTATGCATTCGCACCCTCACGTACCGTCGTGCCGCGTGCACGGGATACAGCACAGCCAATCGCCGCTCCGGCTCCCAAACCGATCGTCGCCGGAGAACGTGCAGGACcgagcgaggtgcgcgccgccccggTACGCACGACGTCGCTCGTGACGCCGGGCGCAGTACGCGCTAtgtctgcgccgccgcgacgcgtccagatgcctgcgccggacggCTATCAAATGTTTTTGCACGCGGCACAGGCCGATCCGaccctgctgcgcctcgacccGGCCTTGCCGGCCGGCGAtatcgccgccgaggccgctgTTGCGTGGCAGGAAAtgagcgaggacgagcgtAGAGCATACGGGATGCATCATGGCGCCATTCctccggcacgccgtgctcgcCTCCCTTCGAAACGACGTGCACCGACGAGCatctcggacgacgaggcggagtACAATGCCCAGTGTGCTGCACACTCGCAGCCTACGCCGGACGCGAGCGATGCGCAATATCCTCCGCTACGTGTGGATAttggcgcgacgcgcatgGAGTCCATTGCGGTGACCAACTGGAAGAGCGGCCGCGCAAGTAGTCGCACCTTTGAgctggagcgcgtgcgtgcgcgccagcTCAAAAAGCGACGGCAGGACGCCGACTCGATCAAGGAGAACCCGGACCAGTCGCCCGCACCCGAGGTCATGAAGGAGTCGGGGacacctgcgccgctcgacgaagAGCAAGCCGAGACGCAAGAGCGTCCCACCGATCCCGAGTTTGGCGAGAACCGATTCGCGGTGCAGACGCGCATTGTCGACGGCAAGATTGTACTGGACGAGCAGTCCCTCTATGCAAACTACCGCGACGAAGAGCAGCAAGCcaaggagcagcgcaacTGGGAAGtgatcgacgagcgcgaagGCGACCAGTTTGTCAACAGTGCAAGCCGCAgcaagcagcgccgcacgcagcggtGGTCGGCAGAGGAGACCGAGCGGTTCTTTCAGGCGATCTCGCAATGGGGCACTGACTTCGAGATGATTACGCGCCTCTTTCCCCATCGCACACGCCGCGAGATCAAGTCCAAGTGGACGAAAGAGTCGCGACAGAATCCGAAACGTCTTGACGATGCGTTCTCGCGCAGAGTTGCCGTCGATCTCACGGCCTATGGACATGTAGCCGGTGTTGATCTGAGTGGCCCCCCGCCAGAGATTGTGCCCAAGGTGCAAGAAGTGAGGGCGCTGGAGAAGGAAGAGAGGGGTGCATAGACGTTGTATTTGTACATTAGACTGAACTGGGTATGTGAATCACCGGTGTGCGTTTGAAAACGTTATATACCTCGACAGGAGTGCATGCATGAGTGCCGCTCAATGTATCTTTCTCCCACGAATAAACCAAGTAGAGCGAATGGATATTGAAGGGTAGACAGAACGTGAGTATCACATGTTTAGCATGAATCTTAGGAATGCAACGCCTTGCGACCATCCAAACACATAGTAGATCAATAGATCGGTACCGGCAACGGAAAAAAAGAATAGCAGTTCAAGAGAACAGGAGTATAGAAGTCGCGAAGTTCGTCCTTTTTCATGTGCTTTTGCAATAGTTTGGTCCGACCACTTGTTCTTTTCGTCCAGATTGAA from Malassezia japonica chromosome 1, complete sequence includes the following:
- a CDS encoding uncharacterized protein (TransMembrane:2 (o457-476i666-688o); COG:I; EggNog:ENOG503Q3NH), with translation MTERTVLVPPTRREQMSLEEQEFYRDYCVRDGIEDWDVLDEEKWSAYRRLESFRRIVAWWRGEGWRGYHNYIGTPIMYPGCSNETVDAVLSSPDVQRTIYEIAQQRARMLLACVRDGKVSPEYVKTYLQDPSVDEDPYVDPLRVSAAQPLDRYLGDAKRPDGVSLTQNFYTQMRLRLERELTRKAKKVVEVSAARMDSMTFLRAFGASVNEMLVTMYNYGTHVRMDQVLELRRIAQEAAAKKQSIVFLPCHKSHIDYLVLSWILFRIGLAVPHIAAGDNLDMPVVGTILRKGGAFFIRRSFQGDTLYPVVMKEYIMNLLAQGYNMEMFIEGTRSRTGKLLPPKYGILKYMMTALRENRTSDILLCPVSLQYDSVIEAESYVDELLGKPKQSESLYGLVTGGSAILQLKMGRIDVRFKKPWSMREFLDQEEKLRVGAPSNELDMQVLKSLGYQVLSDINSISVIMPAAMVGTVILTMRGRGIGRSALIHGFTHLRERIIHKGYEVANFGLQSIPEIVDRALSHMKALIIEHKNLLEVTIEPVKMFELSFYRNQIMHIFVHEALVCAAIYTRVKLGGPTPMQCISYEDLYTNCSFISKVLRDEFVYETTPLETNIQRSVQQMLDNHVLELSQNDGPGSATFEDWRAGRALLGISEQERRNGRETFDMYLFLIWPYVECYWLAAVTLLSLAPQAREARPGTSPNAVEQPYADSPGMEHVRRLPWFLYKDLLPCTQKIGNTLYRQGELSYYEAINSATLANAFSRMEQMDMLLIRKTEEKKPARLVTLHPNWVPHVEYIQQLAPNEESAYVPDLPEDQALVGRLVTYFNQLVAFRREGKDRRNQSGSSKIFEHVFTGGPNIVHWDNLDLRKLGGESLPHL
- the CWC26 gene encoding Pre-mRNA-splicing factor cwc26 (BUSCO:EOG092658NW; EggNog:ENOG503NZXD; COG:S) — translated: MPDRSLELYLAQHYYSGPKSEAILNKYGDDGRKKKKKKKHTEGGDALTIKDDSSVWFGEEQEGDEDVAPEAVEVKEAPAPVATTKSQGWKNVREGEAVLPPTEAPPSAPREEQDTPAPPPIKAGLMSGAQLRAQREAREAAERAEREREAAEAAEAPPQETVYRDASGRKIDVEEEEARIREEHLRAEAKKKEREQWNQGLVQRREREAQRSELEAVQKEGVARHANDARMNDVLKERTRWDDPAAAFLTRRSGPRVTRPQYTGPPPPPNRFGIKPGYRWDGVDRGNGFESKLFLKINSSQRLQSEFQAWSSEDM
- a CDS encoding uncharacterized protein (COG:K; EggNog:ENOG503P3YS; BUSCO:EOG09265C25) encodes the protein MPAPDGYQMFLHAAQADPTLLRLDPALPAGDIAAEAAVAWQEMSEDERRAYGMHHGAIPPARRARLPSKRRAPTSISDDEAEYNAQCAAHSQPTPDASDAQYPPLRVDIGATRMESIAVTNWKSGRASSRTFELERVRARQLKKRRQDADSIKENPDQSPAPEVMKESGTPAPLDEEQAETQERPTDPEFGENRFAVQTRIVDGKIVLDEQSLYANYRDEEQQAKEQRNWEVIDEREGDQFVNSASRSKQRRTQRWSAEETERFFQAISQWGTDFEMITRLFPHRTRREIKSKWTKESRQNPKRLDDAFSRRVAVDLTAYGHVAGVDLSGPPPEIVPKVQEVRALEKEERGA